The DNA segment GCCGTCATCCTCTCTCTTCTCTTCCCATCTTCCCCTCGAACCACCCAGGAGACACCTGTGCCAACCACCAGCATCCCCGCCGCGAAGCCGCGGGCCAGCGTCGTCAGGACGCTTCTCGGCACGGGCGCCGGGAACGCCGTCGAATGGTTCGACTGGGCCATCTACGCCACGTTCGCTTCCTTCATCTCCACGCAGCTGTTCAGCAAGTCCGACCCTTCCAGTGCGTTCCTGTCCACGCTGGCGATCTTCGCGGTCGGCTTTGTCGCCCGTCCCTTCGGCGGGTTCTTGTTCGGATGGATCGGCGACCGAGTCGGGCGCAAGGCGTCGATGACCCTCTGCGTGGGACTGGCTTCCCTGGGGTCGCTGGCGATCGGCCTGACACCCACCTATGAGTCGATCGGGGCCGGAGCATCCCTGATGCTGCTCATCGCCCGACTGGTCCAGGGCCTGGCCCACGGTGGCGAACTGCCCAGCGCCCAGACCTACCTCTCGGAGATGGCCCCTGCAGCGCGGCGCGGCTACTGGGCCTCCCTGATCTACGTCTCCGGAACCGTCGGCATCCTCTTCGGCACGCTGCTCGGCGCCGTCCTCTCGACCGCTCTCACCGACCCCCAGATGCAGGTCTTCGGCTGGCGCATCCCCTTCCTCCTCGGTGCACTGTTCGGACTGGTGGCACTCGTGATGCGTTACCGCATGGAGGAGTCTGAGGTCTACACCACGGAGAAGAAGGCAGCCGTGAGCGGCACGGTTGAGCCCGTTGGAGCGGACGCGGCTGATACCGCACCCTCCGGCAGCACCTCGACCGGCGGGTTGCTCGCCGATCTGGGCCGTCACTGGCGAGAGGCCCTCCAAGTGATCGGCCTGACCGTGGGGTTGACCGTGACCTACTACGTGTGGGGTGTGTCCACTCCCGCCTACGCCATCAACGTGCTCGGCATTGACCCGGCCGGGGCGCTGTGGGCCGGAGTGGGCGCCAACGTCGTGTTCATCGTGGCACTGCCCCTCTGGGGACGACTCTCCGACACGGTCGGGCGCAGGCCCGTCCTACTGGCCAGCACCCTCGGCTCAGCACTGGTCTTCTTCCCGGCCACCTGGTTCGTCCGGGACGCAGCATGGCAGCTGGGCCTCGCCATGGCAGCAGTCCTGGTGTTTATCGCCGGATCGGCCGCCATCATGCCGGCGGTCTACTCCGAGCTGTTCCCCACGTCCGTCCGAACACTTGGTATCGCGGTCCCCTACGCACTGTGCGTCGCCGCGTTCGGCGGATCTGCTGCGTACCTCCAAGCAGGGTTCAGTACCTGGTTCGGAGAGAACGGTGCGGTGCTCTTCGGCGTCTACACGGTCCTACTGCTCATTGTCAGCGCCGTCACGACCTGGGGCCTGCGGGAGTCCCGGGGCGCTGACCTGCACGCCGAAGGGCGGCGACAGGACCGTAGCGCCCACCCGTCAGGCACCACGGGAGGAAAGTCTGCAGTCATCCTGAGCGTGAGGCCGGACCAGGACTGATGAGGTACTGACAGGTTCCCGCGACCGAGGGCTCAAAGGAGGAGCTGGACGGACGGGCCGCGCGTTCCGCGTACCCTCTCACCAGTGCGCGGCGAGGGCACATCGCCGCCGAAGGACCCGTGGTGGGAAGGCCGGTGCGGTGGGCAGGTCCAGGTCTACAGCAAGTCGAGGGGCCTACCGAACTCCCGGACCGGCGCCGGGGGCCGGACCCAGCGGTGCCGCTGGCAGGGTCGGCGCTGACCTCATCTTCGGCGCCGTCGAAGAACCGCTGGGTGAGTCGGCAGCTGACCAGGACTCCAAATCGAGGTAGCGCTGGCCTTCAGCCCATTGGTCGGTCTGCTCAGCCAGCACCGCCCCGACCAGACGCATGATCGCCGCCCGGGAGGATGCCCACGGCGTCGGTGCGGCGGCGGATCTCGCGGACACATGGGCTTCGGGGTGGCGCCCATCCGGGTCGCCGCGTAGTGGGTCCGGCAGTGCTGCCAGGTGGCTCCGGCCGGTTCGCCGCGACGGCGTCCTTGAGCCCGGTGAGCGCATCGGAGGTCACTAGCTCCACCCGGCCAGGCCGGGGCTTGCAGGTCGGCGAAGAACTCGTTCCAGGTCGCCCCGGTCTCGTTGGTGGCCACCCGCCGCCCCCACACCCCGCGGTGGCCGTCACCGTTGACCCTCGTCGCCAGCAGCCCCACCGCGTTGACGGCTCGGCCGCCGTCGCACACCTTTTCAGATGACTGGATGCCGCATTGGCATGGCTCGTGGTGCAGGGCCAGCTCCCGGTCCGCGAGACCGGTCGCCGCCGACTCAGGTGAGGGCCCAGTCGGGTTTGTCG comes from the Citricoccus sp. SGAir0253 genome and includes:
- a CDS encoding MFS transporter, which translates into the protein MPTTSIPAAKPRASVVRTLLGTGAGNAVEWFDWAIYATFASFISTQLFSKSDPSSAFLSTLAIFAVGFVARPFGGFLFGWIGDRVGRKASMTLCVGLASLGSLAIGLTPTYESIGAGASLMLLIARLVQGLAHGGELPSAQTYLSEMAPAARRGYWASLIYVSGTVGILFGTLLGAVLSTALTDPQMQVFGWRIPFLLGALFGLVALVMRYRMEESEVYTTEKKAAVSGTVEPVGADAADTAPSGSTSTGGLLADLGRHWREALQVIGLTVGLTVTYYVWGVSTPAYAINVLGIDPAGALWAGVGANVVFIVALPLWGRLSDTVGRRPVLLASTLGSALVFFPATWFVRDAAWQLGLAMAAVLVFIAGSAAIMPAVYSELFPTSVRTLGIAVPYALCVAAFGGSAAYLQAGFSTWFGENGAVLFGVYTVLLLIVSAVTTWGLRESRGADLHAEGRRQDRSAHPSGTTGGKSAVILSVRPDQD
- a CDS encoding transposase; amino-acid sequence: MSTNPTGPSPESAATGLADRELALHHEPCQCGIQSSEKVCDGGRAVNAVGLLATRVNGDGHRGVWGRRVATNETGATWNEFFADLQAPAWPGGASDLRCAHRAQGRRRGEPAGATWQHCRTHYAATRMGATPKPMCPRDPPPHRRRGHPPGRRSCVWSGRCWLSRPTNGLKASATSIWSPGQLPTHPAVLRRRRR